The following nucleotide sequence is from Psychroflexus torquis ATCC 700755.
TGCAATTTGTAAATAGTATACCGCTCTAATGCCAATCATTTCTGAAATTTCTTTACGGACTATTTCTGCTTGCTCATCTCTTAGTTCATAATCTTTAGCTACAATAGCCGCACGACCTAAGGCAAAAGCATTAAATACTCGTTGAGGAGCCTCTTCAAAATCTGGATCTCCTGCTTGACGTCCCAAATATTTATTCAAATAGTTGTCATCATTACCAACAGTAGCCAATGGGTTTGCCGCGTCTGGAGCATTTCCGAAAATATAACCATAGGCTTCATCCCATTTGTGCTCCATAGTTGTATAAGGCTTTCCTTCATCTGTAATATCATTAGTGTTGTTTTCAACATTTTGTCCAGCATCTAAAACAGCTGTGCTAAAATAATTGTTTAACATTTGGTCTGTCATCAAAGCACCTAACAATCCTTTTACAAAAGCTTGATCGTATTCTAGACCCTTGGCACTAACGTATCTTGTAGTTGTACCTTCAGCAATCTGACCAGCAACTCCTATCGACGCTTCAGTATTCCAAAAAGGAAAGACACTATTCACTTGACCTGCAATAAAATCTTCAAAGTCTTGTTGTATTTTTGCAGATTCTACAGTGTTAGAGGCAAAGAAATCGATTGAAGCAGCTACTTTACTTTTTATATTTTTACCTGAACTGTTCAGCGCATCATTAGAAAAATTATTAGCACCTTCTTCGTGGGCGTACATCCCATTTAAAGATTCGATTGTACTACTGGATGGATCAAAAAAGGCAGGAATCATTTCTTCAGCCATTTGTAGTCTAGTAGTTTGACCACTAAAACTTACTGTAGACTCTCCGTCACGTTCAAAAACATATTCCGTTGGTGTTGTGATTTCATTTTGAGTCTCAGGAATATTATCATCATCATCACAAGAGAAGAATATAAAAGAAGTTAGAGCTAAGGGGTACAAAAATAATTTTTTCATTTAAAGTTATTTAGAGTGAATATAAATAGTTGACTTATAAAAGCACAAAAATAGATATAAAACTGACTTGCGCAAATTTATTTAGATTAAATCTTAATAAAAATAATGTTAAACTTCAAACTTGTTAGAGTTAATAAGTCTTGAACTATTCAGCTAGAGCTTGCCTTTTTTTAGTTTTAAAATTTAAATATAACCGATGTAATTATGGGTTTAAATAAAAACAGTTGAAGAATTCAATAGTGGTGGAAGTTGACCTATATTGGTATTGAACCTGATATTATAACTTACCCCGACAATTTGATATTATTTAAATACGTCGAGAACTTATTTAAATGCTGTGTCAATGAACTTCATTTTGGAAAAGCTAAACTAAAGGTTTTTGTAAAGTAAATAATTGATTTTTATTTGTTTTAATGATGATAGAAGTCATCTATTTTAAATGATTCCATTATTAATTTTATCTTATTTTTTTTAATATCCACGAGCAGCCATGAAAGAATTACGCTCTATATTTTAAGAGAAAATGAGCTTACCACGAATATTGAAGCCAATTATTCTGGAATCTATAGGTCTTTGGAAGAAAACTTAATTATGATTTCAGCGTCTAGTCAAACTCATGTTGATAAGGTTGTCATGCAGGGCTATTTTGAGAGTTTAAAACAATTATTGATGCATCATTTTTAGTGGTTAATTAAAAGTCTCTTGGATAAAATGTTTGAAAGTGTTAGTTTAGATAACAATAAAAAACATCCTAAATAAATAGATCCCTTTTACTATAGATTTGAATAGGGTTTAGCATGGATGTTTGGTAAAATATTAAAATGGAAATCAATACAATTCCTACCTATTCAGATATATTTAACGAACCAGAACCAGATATTGATTTTCTACTTAAAGAAATTCCTTCAAGTATGATAATAACTCTTTTGAGTTATATTAATTCGGAGTTATATTTAAATAGTGATAATAAAACACAAATAAAAATATTTCAAAAAGTAACTGAAAGATTTGATTTCACAATAAAGACTGAAATTTATAATAGCCTAAATAGATTAATCCAAGAAAACCCTAGAATTAATATTTTCACAATCAAAATAAACCTTGAATTTATACATTATGTTCTAGTCAATTGTGAAAATTTTGATTATGAAGATTCCACTCCAGAAAATGAATTGAATTTTTTTAAAGTATATCTATTAATTACAAATATTGTAACCGAAAAATACAAACCAAAAGATTTGAGTCAAAACCCCAAAAAGGATCAATTTTTTAGAGAGTATTTATGGCCAATAATTGTTGACCAAATTGACATTAATCAAACAGCAAACCCAGTTGTTAGTTTAATAAAAGGATTAAATTTATTAAATTACTTCAAGGAAAGTGAATATTCAGAAAATGTAGATATATTTCTTAGCAAAAACGGTGAAACTGATATTTGGAATTATATACTTAAATTATTGAACTCAAGTTTCGCACCTATTATTCACAGGGTTTAATTGGAATAAAATAGCATGAAAACCAAGGGGAACCCCTGGTTTTACTGTATCTTTAAGTAACTAAACACAAAGTACAAAACATGTTACAACACGAATATATTGCAAAAGTTCAAGAAATAAAAGGGAAGTTTAATAAGGTTTGGTTTAATTCAGACTATTTACGGGCACATCTAAATATTTTAGGCTTCAATAGAATAAAAAAACAATTCAGTTGGTGCAAAAAGGCGGGTTTTTCATTTGAGGATTTGATCGCTACACTCTTGATTTTGCCCCTTATTGGAATTAATTCTATTTATGGGCTTACAACTGACAAAGATCCAGAACTTAATAAATGTGGAAAAGATTCATACTATCGAATCTTGGCAAATCAAAAAATTAATTGGAGAGCTTTTTTGGCCCAGTTTGTAAAGCAATATCTATTGAAAGATGAACTCTTCACGCCCTCAGCAGACCCTACAAGATGCTTGATCTTTGATGATACTGATCTTTCAAAAACAGGAAAGACTATTGAAGGAGTCTCAAAGATCTACAACCATGTGTCAAAGACCTACTATTTAGGTTTCAAGCTACTTGTGGCTGGGTATTGGAACGGAAGTGTTTTTATCCCCATTGATTTTAGTCTGCACCGTGAGAGCAAAACCTCAAGATTAAAATATGGTCTAACCGCAAAGCAGCGTAAGGCCCAAAAGAAGACACCAAGATGTAGTAAAACAGTTGCGGCAAAGAGGTATAGGGAACTCAATAAAAAGAAAACAGACCTAGTAGTGCAAATGTTTTCTAGGGTTGTAAAGCGTAAAATTCCTGTAGACTATATTTTAATAGATACCTGGTTTACAAGTGTGGGATTACTTAAAAAGTTACGAAGTATTTGCAGTTCAACCCATATTATTGGGATGTATAAATACAATAGTAAAATTGAAGTCAGGTCAAAGGTCAAAACTTTAGCACAACTTAAAAAGCAGAAAGCAAAGCCCAAGCGCTGTCGTAAATTCAATTACTACTACCATCATTACATAGCTGAAATTGATGGGCTCAAGGTTGCTCTCTTTATTTCAAAACGTGGGAAAAACGGCAAATGGCATACGTTGATGACAACCGAAACAGCGTTAAAATTCGTAAAAGCAATTGAAGTATATAGTATTCGATGGTCAATTGAAGTCTTTTTTAAAGAAGCCAAGCAGCTCTTTGGCCTTGGAAAGTGTCAGTCTACCAATTTTGATGTTCAGATTGCACAAATAACAATTGCAATGACCCAATATCTGCTTACAAGTATTCGGTACAGAATGGAGGCTTATGAAACCATAGGCGGATTATTTAAAGATTTAAAACAGGATTATATTGAAAATAAGCTGAATATCAGAATATTGGCAGTTGTCAACTTAATTCTAATCATTTTGGAAAAACTAGTAGAATCAATTGATATTGAACTTATTACATCCAAAATAATAGAGGATATTGAAGAATTTGGGTTTCTAAAAAATACTCATATCTTTAATTATCAGGGTGTTAAGTGAAATTAATTAGGTGCGAAACTTGAGTTATTGAACTTATTACAAAATTCTTGGAATCAATTGGATTCAGAATTTCCATCATTTTTGATTAATGACAATGATTTATTCCATTCATTATTCGACACATTTATTTTAGATGTCGAAGAATACAAATTGAAATTTAAAAATGGAAGTGATAGTTATTCAGGATTAAAAGAGTGGCCACTTTTAAAAAACAAAAAGAAATTTATTGTATTAAACTGGAATTTTATATCTAACAAGCTTTATGAAGGTTTGATATTTGATTTTTACAAGAAATCAGGAATCAATAATAATCCGAAATTTAAAAATTTCACCAATTACAAGAATCTTATTGCTAATAAAGTAACAGAAAAAAGACTTTTTGAAAAAATTTTACCAAAGTATTTAAAAGGAAAAAATACAGTTTTGAAATTTGATGAAAATATTATACAAGGATTTCCTGATGCATATTTCAGAAGTGGAAAATATATATTTTTATTTGAAATTAAGGATGCATATTTTTCTGCCGCTGCTGTGAATTCTTATTCGCATATA
It contains:
- a CDS encoding DUF4856 domain-containing protein gives rise to the protein MKKLFLYPLALTSFIFFSCDDDDNIPETQNEITTPTEYVFERDGESTVSFSGQTTRLQMAEEMIPAFFDPSSSTIESLNGMYAHEEGANNFSNDALNSSGKNIKSKVAASIDFFASNTVESAKIQQDFEDFIAGQVNSVFPFWNTEASIGVAGQIAEGTTTRYVSAKGLEYDQAFVKGLLGALMTDQMLNNYFSTAVLDAGQNVENNTNDITDEGKPYTTMEHKWDEAYGYIFGNAPDAANPLATVGNDDNYLNKYLGRQAGDPDFEEAPQRVFNAFALGRAAIVAKDYELRDEQAEIVRKEISEMIGIRAVYYLQIAKVQFDNGNLGAALHDLSEGYGFIYSLRFTRNPDTNAPNFSSEEVDGYLTTMLESSDNGLWDISFATLDELSNTIAARFDFTVEEANND
- a CDS encoding IS4 family transposase, translating into MLQHEYIAKVQEIKGKFNKVWFNSDYLRAHLNILGFNRIKKQFSWCKKAGFSFEDLIATLLILPLIGINSIYGLTTDKDPELNKCGKDSYYRILANQKINWRAFLAQFVKQYLLKDELFTPSADPTRCLIFDDTDLSKTGKTIEGVSKIYNHVSKTYYLGFKLLVAGYWNGSVFIPIDFSLHRESKTSRLKYGLTAKQRKAQKKTPRCSKTVAAKRYRELNKKKTDLVVQMFSRVVKRKIPVDYILIDTWFTSVGLLKKLRSICSSTHIIGMYKYNSKIEVRSKVKTLAQLKKQKAKPKRCRKFNYYYHHYIAEIDGLKVALFISKRGKNGKWHTLMTTETALKFVKAIEVYSIRWSIEVFFKEAKQLFGLGKCQSTNFDVQIAQITIAMTQYLLTSIRYRMEAYETIGGLFKDLKQDYIENKLNIRILAVVNLILIILEKLVESIDIELITSKIIEDIEEFGFLKNTHIFNYQGVK